From Nasonia vitripennis strain AsymCx chromosome 1 unlocalized genomic scaffold, Nvit_psr_1.1 chr1_random0003, whole genome shotgun sequence, one genomic window encodes:
- the LOC116417661 gene encoding uncharacterized protein LOC116417661: MKNKNKLRHWLLLIQELYPLKSMTYYVHQLLHITKNINDWGPLWAHTAFYFEAANHNLLTAIHSSRGVILHILRYTNLRQHAQILEEIVYPDCSPCIKYYCENILQSKSQKIYKISEITYFGKGKSIDQRLLNQLNVSPRTNLFQKLS; this comes from the exons atgaaaaataaaaataaattaagacATTGGTTGCTGCTG ATTCAAGAACTATACCCATTAAAATCAATGACATACTATGTGCACCAATTATtacatataacaaaaaatatcaacgATTGGGGACCATTGTGGGCGCACACAGCATTTTATTTTGAAGCAGCTAATCACAATTTACTAACTGCGATTCATTCTTCAAGAGGTGTTATATTACACATTTTAAGATACACAAATCTTCGACAACATGCACAAATTTTAGAAGAAATTGTATATCCAGACTGTTCACCTTGCATAAAATACTATTGCGAAAACATACTTCAATCAAAAAGTCAAAAAATCTACAAAATTTCTGAGATAACTTATTTTGGTAAAGGCAAAAGTATAGATCAACGACTACTTAATCAGTTAAATGTATCACCAAGaacaaatttatttcaaaaattgtcCTAA
- the LOC116417637 gene encoding uncharacterized protein LOC116417637 → MKLPELKVCLNREQFDSQKTLKNGVTESEMTVSESELSDDGLSISSRETPNKNGPEEKRYFFANF, encoded by the exons ATGAAATTGCCAGAATTAAAAGTTTGTTTGAATAGAGAACAATTTGATTCTCAGAAAACGTTAAAGAATGGag TTACTGAAAGTGAAATGACTGTGAGCGAGTCAG AACTCAGTGATGATGGCTTGAGTATTAGCAGTCGTGAAACACCTAATAAAAATGGTCCAGAag agaagagatattttttcgcaaatTTCTGA